The genomic region GCAGACTGCAGGGTGGGGCCTCCGGGATCAGGCGGGCAGGCTCCTCAGGGAAGCACCTGGATCCAACACCATCCCCGCTCCTGGGGCTTCCCATCAAGCACCACCCAGCAGCCCTCTGACCCCAGTGAGGAGTCGGGGGGCGGTCCCGGgagaccaggggctgggggtgctgtGGGGCCTCCTGGCCTCTGCAGGCAGCCACATCCATCTCGGCTGCCTGGACAGCTGGCTGCCTGGATAGCTGGCTGCCCTACCTGGGCGTCTCAGACATCCAGGTGAGATGAGTCCTCTGGCTGCCCAGTGACGGGGCCCACAGGAAAGGGGACCCGGAACAGGTGGCTCCTGGGGGCCTGATTCATGGGCCTTCGGGAAGTGGGTTAACGGGATCCGGAGCCCCGGGCTGAGCCAGGTCTCCCGCTGAGTCACAGGCCCGTTAGGGAGCCTCTGGCAGCCCCTCAtcggcccccacccccaccccaaggccCCCGGGGCCTTCCCAACAGCCCACACCCAGCTTCCCGGCCAGCAGGGTCCAGCGCCTCCCTTTCAAGCTTGGGGGGCCTTCCTCTGCCCCGCCCCCCAAGTCAACGTCAAGGCCCAGCCTAGACCCTGGGGCCCAGGGTCCCTGCTTGCCCCTGCAGAGCCCCATGCAGGCCCCAGGTAGAGGGAGCAGCTGGAAGCCCACCCCCAGACCCCTTAACGGCTTATTTCCTCCCTGAAGCCCCACCCCTCCCTGTGACCTACCGCCACTCACTCCGCCACTCACTCGGGGGACTGGTCCGACGGCATTCCGCCTCCCAGGATAAAACCTAGGGCGGCCTGCAGGGGAACAAGGCACTCCCGTCAGCGCGCCATGGTGGTTCCAGCGACTCCCCCCACCCTGGGGGCGCCCTGCCTCTGGGTCCTGGCCTCCCTGTTGATTCTGGCCGCTCCAGGTGAGTCCTGTGGGCCTGCTGGCCTGGAcctcccccactgcccaccccgCACTTCCTCCCTGGTCCTGCTgagtccctcctctcctcccctctgctgtctcactctgttttgtaagttgcctgctctgagcctcagtttcccctgcaGCCGTGAGAAGCACAGGAAACACTGCAGGTACCCGTAGGCCCGGTCAGCGCTCAGGGCTCTTGGCTCGGCTTCTGCTTTACCCTCTTCCCCTCCACTCCTGTCTCCCCTGTCTCCTCAGTCCACTGCTGGGGAGGCAGCATCCAGACCTGGGTTCTCATGCTCACCCCCTGTGagacccccaccccagacctggcCCCCACGGCCCCCAGGGCACAGGCTGGACACAAAGCTACGGGGAGGCCGAGGCCGCCGCTCACAGCCAGGGCCTGAGGTTTCTGCCAGCCCTGCCCAGGCTCCGGGAAATGCCCCACCCGGGCAACGCGACCCTGAGGCCCTGGGACTCAGCCACTGGGGAGGGTTGCAGGGCACGGGAGAGCCCCTCCACCGGCCTGaccctttctttctcttgcccTCAGCCACCATGGATGCTGTCAAGACAGCCGGTGAGTCTGAGCTGACCTCAGGGAAGCAGTGGGGGAGGaagcctgtgtgtctgtctgtcggGGGCAGGTCAGGAGTGGGCAGTGGGGCAGGAGAGGGTTTGAGCTGGAGAAGAAGGCACCCAGGAGAGGAGGCCCAGAGGGTCAAGGAGGAGAGgcggggtgtgtatgtgtgtgtgtgtgtgtggagcagGGAGTGACTGAGCCGCCCTAGCAGCTGAAAGGACCAGGGGACTAGAGGATGAAGTGCCCAGCTCGGGGAGGGCAGAGGACGGAAGGGGCAGGCGGGCAGGCGGCCAGACCGGGTTGAAGGGAGAGCGGTGCACAGGCCTCGGTGCGTGAAGCGGGGAAGGGGAGCTGGAAGGGGGATAGACAGCGCCCAGATTTTGACAGACCCCTTACCGCCAGGCCCCCCAGCCTGCGGGAAGCGCCTGCAGCTGAACCGGATCGTGGGAGGCGAGGACAGCTCGGACGCCGAGTGGCCCTGGGTTGTGAGCATCCGGAAGAACGGCACCCACCACTGCGCGGGCTCCCTGCTCACCAGCCGCTGGGTGCTCACGGCCGCCCACTGCTTCAAGGAGTACGTGCGCCCCGCCCGCCCCTCCACCCAGTTTCCCAGACCCCAGGCTGCCCACCCAGCCCCGGTTTCCAGGCCTCTGGCCGGTCTTGAGTCCCTCAGGAGAGCTCTGGCTTCCACCCAGAAGCCTCTTTTGCACGCAGTGTGTGTGTCCCCAggcctgtctggctctttgtgaccccatggactatagccttccaggctccaatgtccatgggatttcccagacaagaatactggagtgggtagccattcccttctccaggggttcatcctgacccagggatcgaacccctatctcctgcattgcagacaggttctttaccactgagccaccagggaatccccctttTGTGCTCCAGGGGCCTTCATGTGCATGCCATTCCTCAGAAACCCTTCCCCAGGCCCTTCCTGGGCTGATGCCAACCCCAACCCTCTTCCTTTTAGTAATCTGGACAAACCAACCCAGTTCTCTGTGCTGCTGGGAGCCTGGCAGCTGGGGAACCCTGGCCCAAGGTCCCAGGAGGTGGGTATCGCCTGGGCACAGCCCCACCCTGTGTACTCCTGGAAGGAGGGCTCCCGCGCTGACATCGCCCTGGTGCGCCTGGAGCGCGCCATCCAGTTCTCTGAGCGCGTcctgcccatctgcctgcccGACTCCACCGTCCAGCTCTCTCCGGACACCAACTGCTGGATTGCCGGCTGGGGGAGCGTCCACGATGGAGGTGCGGCTTCttccggggcgggggtgggtggggacagagggtagcaaacactgggagatacAGGTCCCATGGGTGGCAAAGAACAAAGGCCAGGGGCCGAGCATGATCCAGAGGAAAAAAGATGGTCTGCAGCCCAGAGATGTGATGACCTAGAAACCAAGGTGGACAACTTCAGATCAGTTCTAGTTAAAAGGTAACTTAAGCTGTGTTCTGACTGCCAGATCAACCAGGCTATGAAGTGATATAGGAGAGACTGATAGAAGGTTTCTGGGGCTTCTCAcgtagctcagtggttaaaaattcgcctgccaatgcaggagacaccagaaatgccggttctatccctgggttggaaagatcccctggagaaggaaatgataacctgctccagtattcttgcctggaaaatcccaagaacagaggagtctggagggctacagtccatggggttgcaaagagtcagacaccacttagtgactgagcacacccactAGAGATTTCTATGGGGCCAAGCCCAAGCCGGTGAATATGAAAACAGCCCTGAGATTCCAAGTCAGAAATAGGTACCCCCTGGTGGCATCAGGACACAATTGCAGGCAAAATtcccaggaaaaaaaatgcaatctCCAGAAGGGTAAAATATAATTGACAACCCAAGTCTGGAAGTTTGGAAAACCTCATCTAGAACACAGAGCAAATTAGAAAGTAAGAAGCAGAAAGgctgtattgtgtgtgtgtgtgtgtgtgtgtgtgtgtgtgtgtgtatagagagagagggagagaggagagactaAGAAAGGacaaaatgtaagaaaatggGACTTAACCAGATTTCAGAAGAATTAAGAGAAATGACACCATTTTGGGTATCTGGGGAATCCCACTGACACTGAAGTTTCAGCCAGCCTCCCCATGGTCATTCTTAGGGGCTCCTGTGAAAGCTGGATTTATGGATTGGGGAACCTGACCAACCAACCCTAGGGTCTGCAATCCCTCTAGGGGATGGGGAGGTCCTTCAAGTCCCGATAACATTCAACACCAAGCGGCCATTAGTCTGTAGCAGTCCTCAACCTGGATAAAGTAGTGCCTGAGACAGGACAAGCAGGGTCATTGGTTTGAACCTTCTTGTGGGCATCAGAGATCTCATTAAAGGTTCAGAATTTCAAGCTGCACACTCCTTTAGGATTCAGTAGGTCCAGAGTGGAGTCCTGGAATTTGGGTTTTCTGCGGGCATCGTGGCCGAGCCTGACAGAGTTGATCCATTTACCCTTTGAGAAATGCTCCTAAGGGGGATGGCGGGGACTGAGGAGGCCAGCAGGAGAGCCTCCCAAGCCTGactctctcctctctgctcccagtGCCCCTGTCCCACCCTCAGACCCTCCAGAAGCTGAAGGTCCCCATCATCGACTCAGCCACCTGCAGCCGCCTGTACTGGCGGGGAGCCGGGCAGGGCGCCATCACCGAGGACATGCTGTGTGCTGGCTACCTGGAGGGGGAGCGCGACGCCTGTCTGGTGAGCACTTTCCTccttcccagccctgccccactcAGCTCCATCACCCCTCACCTTGCTGGGCCTCCGTCTAGAATCTGCCCTGACCTGGCAGTCCCCCTAGAGAGATGCCTACAGAACCCGGCCCCAGCCTGGCTGAGCCGTTCTTGCCTTTGTTCATACATCAGACATGGTGAGAATGGGGTGTGCCTGACCCCGTTCTCAGGGAGCCGCATCCAAGGAGGGGGTGCTGTGGTCCTGGCACCCCCCAGCGGGCTACAGGGAGGAGGATGGCGGACTGTGGGACCTTGCACACCCGGTCTGAGACACTCTTCTTTCTGAGCCGTGGTTTCCTCATCAGTGAGGCAGATCACAACCCTCGCTCCATGCCTCCAGGGCTGTGAGGGAGAAGGTCTAGCACTAGGTGCTTCTCACCAGGAGTGAGCCTGGGAAGGGGGCCCTCCCTGCCCCGGGGCGCTAGTTAGGGCTTTGCCGGTCCAGGCCCCAGGGTCTGGAGAAATGGCCCGTCTGCCACCTGCTGCGGCGCGGGTGCTGGGCTCTGCCCACCCCTTGGCCCATGCGGACCCCTCACCTTCCTTCCTTTCCGCAGGGCGATTCCGGAGGCCCCCTGATGTGCCAGGTCGAGGGCACCTGGCTGCTGGCGGGCGTCATCAGCTGGGGCGAGGGCTGTGCGCAGCGCAACCGGCCCGGGGTCTACATCAGTCTGGCCGCCCACCGCTCCTGGGTGCAGAGGATCGTGCAGGGAGTGCAGCTCCGCGGGCGCTCGCAGCGAGGCGGGCCCACAGGCCGCCGGGGCCGGGCCCTGGGGGCGCGGCGCCCTCGCGGGGCCGAGAGGCGCCGCGCGGACTAGGGACCCGGGGAgacctcttgccatctcctccgTTGTAAATAAGCCGTCTACCTCTGGGGGGCGCCCGCGACCCGGCGCCGGATCGCCTCCGCGGGAGGTCCCGCCCCTCCCCGGGCTCAGGCCCCACCCCTTAGGCCCGGACAGCCTTTGTGTATATACACGTCAACGCTTTTTACAGTTATTTGTAACCGCACCCACGTATCTTATTTATTCCTCCAActtcaataaattatttattccCCGTTCtgagtcgttcagtcatgtccaactctgcaaccccaaggcctgtagcctgccaggctcctctgtccatgagattctccaggcaagaatactggagtgggttgccgtttccttctccaggggatcttcccgacccagggatccaacccgggcctctagcattgcaggcagattctttaccgtctgagccaccagggaaacccatttatttattatttattccccagttcctgtttttttcccctgggtaTGTGGACATTGGTCAGCAGGGATCCGGTTGGGGTTAAAATGGGGGCAGGCAGGTAGCAGTTTAAATGGTGGCCTGGCCAGGGAGCCAGGCGTCCTACCCACCTAGGAGTCAACATCCTGACCTCTGACCTTTGCACTGTCCTTTCATAACCCCCTCCCACCAGGGAGGCCAGCAGGGAGAGGAGACAGGAGGCCCAGCTCTGTCACCTGAAAGCTAGGTGGGGCTGCAGGGCCAGGCAGGCCCACAACCTGCCTGTTGAATTTTGGAAATGGGGCTGGCTGGGAGAACCCCCCAAACACACAAGAGAGTGGGGTGTTCCCCTCCGCCCGGCCCGCAGAACCAGGTGTCTCAGATTTGGGCCGAGGCAGCCAGGGCTCCCAGAAGGTGACTCACCGAGTGACTCACTGCAGACTCTCTGAATCCTCCCTCAGAAGGACGGAGGAGAAAAACAATGAGACAGCAGGTCTCTgcttgggggctgggggagccttGAATCACCTCAGCTGCCCCCACGGGTGGGGCTGGGAGCCCAGCCCTAGGCCACCAGGGGGTCTGCCTGGGACCAGCTAGTGCTCACGCAGGCTCCCCTTTCCCAAGGCCTGCCCTTcctcccagggcctgggaggCCGAGCCCTTTCTGGGACCCTGTGCCAGCCCCACCCAGGCTTCCCAGCATACAGAGAGAGGGCTGGGTGGTTGGTTTGCTGAGTGTGTGCGAGAGATTTTTTCCAACAGGAAGACACATAGGCCCAGCTGTGAAGGAGACAGAGATGCATGGCTGCCTCAGGGCCCCCAGTGAAAGATTCAGTGCAGTGGACTCGAGAAGGCAGTACCGATGTGGTTGGTAGGTAGGTATCCTTTACTGGCAGCACTGTTTTTAAGACTTTCgttcgtatttttttttttaatcacccctGTGttaatactgggcttccctggtgactcagtgatataGAATCTGGgtgcaatgtagaagacacaggaggctcaggttcgatccctgggttatcagaaaaatcccctagaggaaggcatggcaacccaccccagtattctcgcctggagaatcccatcaacagaggagcctggcaggctgcagtcagtccatggggtggaaaagagtcaaacacgccTGAGTCAACTTGGCACCCACTCACGCATCTGGTTAATATCAGATCGAGGTAAATGCTGTGGGGTTGCTCTTATTAACACACACTGGGACTTCCCCGTTGGCCTggtagttaagaatccgccttcccatgcaggagacttgggtttgatccttggctgaGGAACTAGGATTCctcatgcctcggggcaactaagcccgcatgtTGCAACTAGCGAGCCCAAACGCTCTAGAGCTGCGTGCCGCAGCTAGAGAGGCCCTGGTGTTACAGTGGGGCTCCTGCATGCCGCCACTGGGACCTGGGACAGCCcgataaagaaagaaatgttaagCGAGTAAAACAAACGCTGATCTGGCCTGGGAACCAGCCTGGGAAGCGAGCAGGTGGCTCCGGTGTGGCCCCTTCCCTCTGTGTGTCCCTCTTTGTCGCCACGCTTCCCTCGTCCCCTTCCCCCCCTCTCTGGGCTCAGTCCTCCGCCACCTCGTCCGTCACCCTCCCTGCCTCGTTTTCCCCCCTGTCCGCCAGGGTCTCCCTCTGCTCCTCGCTCCCCCACGCCCTGCCCCTGTCTGCTTACcctttctctgtctccatctctgttgTCTGGCCCCCGGcttcttgtgcctcagtttcccccatgCCCCATCCCTCaccaccctccacccctgcctccaATGCCGTCGCAACCGAAGCCTCTGAGAAGGCCACACATTTGAGCCCCCTTGGTGGCAGACTCCTTTGGTTGGCTAAGGCAAAACTCATTCCAATGCCCCTCCCTTGCTTCCTCTACCAAAGAGACTGGGAAAGCTAGATACTCCCTTCCAAAGTCTCCTGCAAGGTCGCCATGGAAGCAGACATCTGATGGGTGGTTTCTTGGgaagactttgttgttgttgttgtttttctgataGAAGGGACCTATTCAGCTGGCATGATCCTTTCCCACCATCCTCCTTCTAAGATGCAGATGTAATACCTAGCCTTTAGCAGCCATCTTATCACCATGAGGCTACGAATTGATGTGCTAAATTAACAGTGAATAAAGATTCAGAAGCTGTGGGTGTAAGGatgtggttgagaatctgcctgtatcCTTCTTGTGTGCTATTAAGCCACTGCTGGTCAGATATTCTTTTACTGCAGCTAAATGCTTttgaatagttttagatttacagaaaaattttggCTTTTTACAGAAAACTCTTTTCATTGTTATGGAAACAGATTATAAAGGTTTTGAGCTCACAGCTGCCCACAAGAGCTTTGGACCTTCAGGGGGTGCCCCCATTAGTTTCAGGTTTTCATGTCATGCTTACTCAAGAGCAAATTATCAAGTCTTTTTGAGAATCCATTGCTTTTTgagcaatgcaggggatgtaggttcagggcaactaagcccccacacagccaaataaaaagtaagtaaataaataaatattaaaagagtaagtctttttttttctttttttctctccctttcctgctcAAAGCCTCCCAGTCAATGCTGCAGCCCGAGGTGGCAACTGAAGGAATTTCATCATTGCCCCTGTAGATGGTGCCCTTATAAGCTCATCAATCTCCAGGCCAAGAGCAACATCTCCCCAAGCTCCCCAGACTGCCTGGGGAGTGTGGGATTCTACATAAAGGTGGAGAGAATGGTTTTTCCCAGCTTCGAGCCAAACTTTGCTACCAGTGCCCAGGTGGTTGTGCTCATAGCATCACAAAGTTGCTCATGGGAACTAGGACTGGGCTGTGAGTAGGACCTTCAAAGCCTGCAACCTTAGACCTCACGTGACGACACCA from Bos javanicus breed banteng chromosome 25, ARS-OSU_banteng_1.0, whole genome shotgun sequence harbors:
- the PRSS22 gene encoding brain-specific serine protease 4 translates to MVVPATPPTLGAPCLWVLASLLILAAPATMDAVKTAGPPACGKRLQLNRIVGGEDSSDAEWPWVVSIRKNGTHHCAGSLLTSRWVLTAAHCFKDNLDKPTQFSVLLGAWQLGNPGPRSQEVGIAWAQPHPVYSWKEGSRADIALVRLERAIQFSERVLPICLPDSTVQLSPDTNCWIAGWGSVHDGVPLSHPQTLQKLKVPIIDSATCSRLYWRGAGQGAITEDMLCAGYLEGERDACLGDSGGPLMCQVEGTWLLAGVISWGEGCAQRNRPGVYISLAAHRSWVQRIVQGVQLRGRSQRGGPTGRRGRALGARRPRGAERRRAD